In the genome of Chryseobacterium arthrosphaerae, one region contains:
- a CDS encoding TerC family protein: MMFPDFTHLLNDILQNPAKSIAIIGNLILIESLLSVDNAAVLATIVMDLPENQRKKALKYGILGAYVFRGLALIFASVLISVWWLKPLGGLYLIYISVDWFIKKIKNTSDDESPEENPNKESGWLYKNSIGLLGQFWATVAIVEVMDLAFSIDNVFAAVAFSDNLLLITLGVFIGILAMRFIAQWFVRLMEVFPFLETVAFIVIAVLGVKLSLSLHEHFYPATAFARFLTGHTMEILVSVITVLLFVVPVATSYLFGFPSRKK, from the coding sequence ATGATGTTTCCTGATTTCACCCACCTTTTAAATGACATATTACAAAACCCAGCAAAATCGATAGCCATTATCGGCAATCTTATCCTTATCGAAAGCCTTCTCTCTGTAGACAATGCAGCCGTATTGGCAACCATCGTCATGGATCTTCCCGAAAACCAAAGAAAAAAAGCTTTGAAATACGGAATCCTCGGGGCCTATGTATTCCGCGGACTGGCTCTTATTTTTGCTTCTGTGCTGATTTCCGTGTGGTGGCTGAAACCGCTGGGAGGGTTGTACTTAATTTATATTTCCGTTGACTGGTTTATTAAAAAAATAAAAAACACAAGTGATGATGAAAGTCCGGAAGAAAACCCCAACAAAGAATCCGGTTGGCTGTATAAAAATTCAATTGGATTGTTGGGGCAATTCTGGGCTACGGTTGCCATTGTAGAAGTAATGGATCTTGCTTTTTCCATAGATAATGTTTTTGCGGCAGTCGCTTTTTCAGACAATTTACTTCTGATTACTTTGGGAGTTTTTATAGGAATTTTAGCCATGAGATTTATCGCGCAGTGGTTTGTACGCCTTATGGAGGTATTCCCTTTCCTGGAAACTGTCGCTTTTATTGTAATTGCAGTTTTAGGCGTTAAACTAAGTCTTTCATTACATGAACACTTCTACCCCGCTACGGCCTTTGCCAGGTTTTTGACCGGTCATACCATGGAAATTCTGGTTTCCGTCATTACTGTTCTTTTGTTTGTAGTGCCTGTAGCTACCAGCTATCTGTTCGGATTTCCCTCCCGTAAAAAATAA